From a single Miscanthus floridulus cultivar M001 chromosome 8, ASM1932011v1, whole genome shotgun sequence genomic region:
- the LOC136473269 gene encoding probable arabinosyltransferase ARAD1 isoform X1, translating into MQNGELNFESPACCLAAWWWWRLERKMQPLPPPEHRRVLRFVVFMAVSLLALSCWALVNSRINVAMPYSAFVMRDVVHKTPALTGLEDWHPAAGDPASTSAPAAVPVTSNATAAGSVKLSGPVIREPPLAEGERERSERCDADSAALRVYVYDLPAEFHFGMLGWDGKGKAAAWPDVRDAGAAPHYPGGLNLQHSVAYWLMLNILSSALPPGGTGSDDVARDRPCVAVRVTNASLANVFFMPFFASLSYNRHSKLRRGEKVSLNRVLQAELVKYLMRKEEWRRWGGKNHLIVPHHPNSMMEARKKLSAAMFVLSDFGRYSPDVANLKKDVIAPYKHVVRSFGDGDSPTFEQRPIMAYFQGAIHRKAGGKVRQKLYQLLKDERDVHFTYGTVRQNGIRRATTGMSTSKFCLNIAGDTPSSNRLFDAIVSHCVPVIISDDIELPFEDVLDYSEFCVFVRSADAAKRGFLLRLLRGISRDEWTKMWMRLKKVTRHFEYQYPSRSGDAVQMIWSAVARKMHSVQLQLHKRGRFQRTGSES; encoded by the exons ATGCAGAATGGTGAATTGAACTTTGAATCTCCTGCGTGTTGTTTAGCTGCTTGGTGGTGGTGGAGACTAGAGAGGAAGATGCAGCCATTGCCGCCGCCTGAGCACCGGAGGGTTCTCCGTTTCGTGGTCTTCATGGCCGTCTCCCTCCTGGCCCTCTCCTGCTGGGCGCTCGTCAATTCCAGGATCAACGTCGCCATGCCTTACTCTGCCTTCGTGATGCGCGACGTCGTCCACAAGACGCCCGCTCTCACCGGCCTAGAAGACTGGCACCCCGCCGCCGGCGACCCAGCGTCGACTTCGGCGCCAGCGGCCGTGCCGGTGACCAGTAACGCCACGGCGGCGGGCTCGGTGAAGCTGAGCGGTCCGGTGATCCGGGAGCCGCCGCTGGCAGAAGGGGAACGGGAACGGAGCGAGAGGTGCGACGCGGACAGCGCGGCGCTGAGGGTGTACGTGTACGACCTGCCGGCGGAGTTCCATTTCGGCATGCTGGGGTGGGACGGGAAGGGGAAGGCGGCGGCGTGGCCCGACGTCCGCGACGCCGGCGCCGCGCCGCACTACCCCGGCGGGCTCAACCTGCAGCACAGCGTGGCGTACTGGCTCATGCTGAACATCCTGTCCTCCGCGCTGCCGCCCGGCGGCACCGGCAGCGACGACGTGGCCAGGGACAGGCCCTGCGTCGCCGTCAGGGTGACGAACGCGAGCCTCGCCAACGTCTTCTTCATGCCGTTCTTCGCGTCGCTGAGCTACAACCGCCACTCGAAGCTCCGCCGCGGGGAGAAGGTGAGCCTGAACAGGGTCCTGCAGGCCGAGCTGGTCAAGTACCTGATGCGGAAGGAggagtggaggcggtggggcggcAAGAACCACCTCATCGTGCCGCACCACCCCAACAGCATGATGGAGGCGAGGAAGAAGCTCAGCGCCGCCATGTTCGTGCTGTCAGACTTCGGGAGGTACTCGCCGGACGTCGCCAACCTCAAGAAGGACGTCATCGCGCCGTACAAGCACGTCGTCCGCTCCTTCGGCGACGGCGACTCGCCGACGTTCGAGCAACGTCCCATCATGGCATACTTCCAAGGGGCCATCCATCGGAAAGCT GGCGGGAAGGTTCGGCAGAAGCTGTACCAGCTGCTCAAGGACGAGCGCGACGTGCACTTCACCTACGGCACCGTCCGGCAGAACGGCATCCGCCGCGCCACCACCGGGATGTCCACGTCGAAGTTCTGCCTCAACATCGCCGGCGACACGCCGTCCTCGAACCGCCTCTTCGACGCCATCGTCAGCCACTGCGTCCCGGTCATCATCAGCGACGACATCGAGCTGCCCTTCGAGGACGTGCTCGACTACTCGGAGTTCTGCGTGTTCGTGCGCTCCGCCGACGCCGCCAAGAGGGGGTTCCTGCTGCGGCTGCTCCGGGGCATATCGCGCGACGAGTGGACCAAGATGTGGATGAGGTTGAAGAAGGTGACTCGCCACTTCGAGTACCAGTACCCTTCGCGGTCAGGTGATGCTGTCCAGATGATATGGAGCGCAGTGGCGCGGAAGATGCATTCGGTGCAGCTGCAGCTTCACAAGCGCGGTAGATTCCAGAGGACGGGTTCGGAATCATGA
- the LOC136473269 gene encoding probable arabinosyltransferase ARAD1 isoform X2, translating into MQPLPPPEHRRVLRFVVFMAVSLLALSCWALVNSRINVAMPYSAFVMRDVVHKTPALTGLEDWHPAAGDPASTSAPAAVPVTSNATAAGSVKLSGPVIREPPLAEGERERSERCDADSAALRVYVYDLPAEFHFGMLGWDGKGKAAAWPDVRDAGAAPHYPGGLNLQHSVAYWLMLNILSSALPPGGTGSDDVARDRPCVAVRVTNASLANVFFMPFFASLSYNRHSKLRRGEKVSLNRVLQAELVKYLMRKEEWRRWGGKNHLIVPHHPNSMMEARKKLSAAMFVLSDFGRYSPDVANLKKDVIAPYKHVVRSFGDGDSPTFEQRPIMAYFQGAIHRKAGGKVRQKLYQLLKDERDVHFTYGTVRQNGIRRATTGMSTSKFCLNIAGDTPSSNRLFDAIVSHCVPVIISDDIELPFEDVLDYSEFCVFVRSADAAKRGFLLRLLRGISRDEWTKMWMRLKKVTRHFEYQYPSRSGDAVQMIWSAVARKMHSVQLQLHKRGRFQRTGSES; encoded by the exons ATGCAGCCATTGCCGCCGCCTGAGCACCGGAGGGTTCTCCGTTTCGTGGTCTTCATGGCCGTCTCCCTCCTGGCCCTCTCCTGCTGGGCGCTCGTCAATTCCAGGATCAACGTCGCCATGCCTTACTCTGCCTTCGTGATGCGCGACGTCGTCCACAAGACGCCCGCTCTCACCGGCCTAGAAGACTGGCACCCCGCCGCCGGCGACCCAGCGTCGACTTCGGCGCCAGCGGCCGTGCCGGTGACCAGTAACGCCACGGCGGCGGGCTCGGTGAAGCTGAGCGGTCCGGTGATCCGGGAGCCGCCGCTGGCAGAAGGGGAACGGGAACGGAGCGAGAGGTGCGACGCGGACAGCGCGGCGCTGAGGGTGTACGTGTACGACCTGCCGGCGGAGTTCCATTTCGGCATGCTGGGGTGGGACGGGAAGGGGAAGGCGGCGGCGTGGCCCGACGTCCGCGACGCCGGCGCCGCGCCGCACTACCCCGGCGGGCTCAACCTGCAGCACAGCGTGGCGTACTGGCTCATGCTGAACATCCTGTCCTCCGCGCTGCCGCCCGGCGGCACCGGCAGCGACGACGTGGCCAGGGACAGGCCCTGCGTCGCCGTCAGGGTGACGAACGCGAGCCTCGCCAACGTCTTCTTCATGCCGTTCTTCGCGTCGCTGAGCTACAACCGCCACTCGAAGCTCCGCCGCGGGGAGAAGGTGAGCCTGAACAGGGTCCTGCAGGCCGAGCTGGTCAAGTACCTGATGCGGAAGGAggagtggaggcggtggggcggcAAGAACCACCTCATCGTGCCGCACCACCCCAACAGCATGATGGAGGCGAGGAAGAAGCTCAGCGCCGCCATGTTCGTGCTGTCAGACTTCGGGAGGTACTCGCCGGACGTCGCCAACCTCAAGAAGGACGTCATCGCGCCGTACAAGCACGTCGTCCGCTCCTTCGGCGACGGCGACTCGCCGACGTTCGAGCAACGTCCCATCATGGCATACTTCCAAGGGGCCATCCATCGGAAAGCT GGCGGGAAGGTTCGGCAGAAGCTGTACCAGCTGCTCAAGGACGAGCGCGACGTGCACTTCACCTACGGCACCGTCCGGCAGAACGGCATCCGCCGCGCCACCACCGGGATGTCCACGTCGAAGTTCTGCCTCAACATCGCCGGCGACACGCCGTCCTCGAACCGCCTCTTCGACGCCATCGTCAGCCACTGCGTCCCGGTCATCATCAGCGACGACATCGAGCTGCCCTTCGAGGACGTGCTCGACTACTCGGAGTTCTGCGTGTTCGTGCGCTCCGCCGACGCCGCCAAGAGGGGGTTCCTGCTGCGGCTGCTCCGGGGCATATCGCGCGACGAGTGGACCAAGATGTGGATGAGGTTGAAGAAGGTGACTCGCCACTTCGAGTACCAGTACCCTTCGCGGTCAGGTGATGCTGTCCAGATGATATGGAGCGCAGTGGCGCGGAAGATGCATTCGGTGCAGCTGCAGCTTCACAAGCGCGGTAGATTCCAGAGGACGGGTTCGGAATCATGA